Proteins co-encoded in one Waddlia chondrophila WSU 86-1044 genomic window:
- a CDS encoding SycD/LcrH family type III secretion system chaperone: MKGEQKEQAKKAIESLGTGVGKSSGKGISKLSKDALMQQMLPKNALGLSDAMVEGLYSQAYRLYNTGKYKDASQLFRLLIMIDSSEAKFSMGLAACFHMMKEYSNAISTYSLCGIIDPGSPIPHYHASDCYIQMKDFLSAIISLEMAIKRAGEKPEYQSLKDRALMTIESLKKEAEKLSGELPESVKNSPLAKFAKEPKKKN; this comes from the coding sequence ATGAAGGGGGAACAAAAAGAGCAGGCCAAAAAGGCGATTGAAAGCTTAGGCACCGGTGTCGGCAAATCATCAGGCAAAGGGATCAGCAAGCTCTCAAAAGATGCTTTGATGCAGCAAATGCTGCCTAAAAACGCCTTGGGCTTAAGCGATGCGATGGTTGAAGGCCTATACAGTCAGGCCTACAGGCTGTACAATACGGGTAAGTACAAAGACGCAAGTCAACTCTTTCGTCTGTTAATCATGATCGATTCTTCGGAAGCGAAATTTTCCATGGGATTGGCAGCGTGCTTTCATATGATGAAAGAGTACTCAAATGCGATCAGCACTTATTCGTTGTGCGGCATCATCGATCCGGGAAGCCCGATTCCCCATTATCATGCTTCGGATTGTTATATACAAATGAAAGACTTTCTTTCCGCAATCATCTCGCTTGAAATGGCGATCAAACGCGCCGGAGAGAAACCGGAATATCAATCACTGAAAGACAGAGCGTTGATGACCATAGAAAGTCTAAAAAAAGAAGCGGAGAAGCTCAGTGGAGAACTGCCTGAGAGCGTAAAAAACAGCCCTCTGGCGAAGTTTGCCAAGGAGCCAAAGAAAAAAAATTAA
- a CDS encoding DUF5407 family protein — translation MTATVNPGDAANRDFIGSVKQSGFSVQNLFSLVNIATTSAKAKLLEIQQRRSAISIGDMFEMQMLMNHLSQLSEMSTSVVSASNTAISSMARNVKG, via the coding sequence ATGACCGCAACAGTCAATCCAGGAGATGCTGCTAACAGAGACTTTATCGGTAGTGTCAAACAGTCGGGTTTTAGCGTACAAAACCTGTTTAGTTTGGTCAACATCGCGACAACAAGCGCCAAGGCAAAGCTTCTCGAAATCCAGCAAAGACGTAGCGCCATCAGTATCGGCGATATGTTTGAAATGCAGATGTTAATGAACCACTTATCTCAGCTGTCTGAGATGTCAACATCAGTGGTCAGTGCATCTAATACAGCAATTTCATCAATGGCGAGAAACGTCAAAGGATAA
- a CDS encoding FliM/FliN family flagellar motor switch protein codes for MLLNLPDEELDDEDSENDFEDDFEEDFEDEEEDDLDFDDDEEEEEEEEEDGDEDEDEELTEEKEEEKERPIEESEEPALAAAQIVPDEEKLSAISPNDIPLSIILEVGRLKMSMQTLMDLQPGNTIELDIRPESGIDLVVNGSRVAKGELLQVGENLGIRILELG; via the coding sequence ATGCTATTGAATTTGCCAGACGAAGAACTCGATGACGAAGATTCTGAAAATGACTTTGAGGATGATTTCGAAGAGGATTTTGAGGACGAAGAGGAAGATGATCTTGATTTCGACGATGACGAAGAGGAAGAGGAAGAGGAAGAGGAAGACGGCGATGAAGATGAAGATGAAGAGCTGACTGAGGAAAAGGAAGAAGAAAAAGAACGCCCTATCGAAGAATCTGAAGAACCGGCTCTTGCAGCTGCACAAATTGTGCCCGATGAAGAGAAGCTTTCAGCAATTTCCCCTAACGATATTCCTCTCTCCATTATCCTTGAAGTCGGCCGTTTGAAGATGTCAATGCAAACATTAATGGACCTTCAACCCGGCAACACAATCGAGCTGGATATTCGTCCCGAAAGCGGCATCGACCTAGTCGTCAACGGAAGCCGTGTGGCCAAAGGAGAGCTGCTCCAAGTAGGAGAAAATTTAGGGATCCGGATCCTGGAGCTCGGATAG
- a CDS encoding tetratricopeptide repeat protein produces MKEWTSSISSLHAAMNVNSKRTLCAHLFFCLLLFCSCNPRSCSLEPRICYTPHPKYMDALPSAFSPLNEEDLRQEWGKELKIAQALAREGDLYRAITGFKRARILMPQDNKGRLLQADFCIFQAYWQGSRYCEAIEQFENTPLCSVSSSFPSFREMLIMLFDAYHRTNQLEKAHAVMLLMDKGDPESAFTLKLFSNLDQGNLNAALSYAYNTEEQEEIERFSQTYSLCAKSVRKAQTLNAILPGAGYYYVGQKKSALTSFVINTVFTASAYYFFRDGNWGAGIIATSLEFGWYFGGINGAGLAAKEWNENLYENLGQELMIRKKYFPVLMLETSF; encoded by the coding sequence ATGAAGGAATGGACTTCCTCAATATCAAGCCTCCATGCTGCGATGAATGTGAATAGCAAGCGCACCTTGTGTGCTCATTTATTTTTTTGCCTGCTGCTTTTTTGTAGCTGCAATCCTCGGAGCTGCAGCCTTGAGCCGCGCATCTGCTACACACCTCATCCAAAATATATGGATGCCTTGCCTTCCGCATTTTCCCCTTTAAATGAAGAGGATTTGCGTCAGGAATGGGGAAAAGAGCTTAAAATCGCGCAAGCGTTAGCTCGCGAAGGCGATCTTTACCGGGCAATTACAGGGTTTAAGCGAGCACGCATCCTCATGCCGCAGGACAATAAAGGGCGCTTGCTACAGGCGGATTTTTGCATCTTTCAAGCTTACTGGCAAGGAAGCAGATATTGCGAGGCAATTGAACAGTTCGAAAACACGCCTCTCTGTTCTGTTTCCAGCTCGTTTCCTTCATTCCGGGAAATGTTAATCATGCTCTTTGACGCTTATCATCGCACAAACCAACTGGAAAAAGCACACGCCGTCATGCTCTTAATGGATAAAGGCGACCCGGAATCAGCCTTCACCCTTAAACTTTTTTCCAACCTCGATCAAGGCAACCTCAATGCCGCGCTCTCTTATGCATACAATACTGAGGAGCAAGAAGAGATCGAACGGTTCAGCCAAACCTACAGCCTATGTGCAAAATCGGTGCGCAAAGCACAAACATTGAATGCCATCCTTCCGGGTGCCGGATACTATTACGTCGGGCAAAAAAAATCAGCATTAACCTCTTTTGTGATCAACACAGTATTTACCGCTTCAGCCTACTATTTTTTCAGAGATGGCAACTGGGGTGCCGGGATCATTGCAACAAGCCTTGAGTTTGGCTGGTATTTCGGAGGGATCAACGGCGCCGGTTTGGCAGCAAAAGAGTGGAACGAAAACCTCTATGAAAACCTGGGCCAGGAGTTGATGATTCGAAAAAAATATTTCCCCGTTCTCATGCTGGAGACCTCATTCTGA
- a CDS encoding type III secretion system chaperone codes for MQKLVKEMEIEESLASDVPGVYQFPIDEETTILISEIPRGFELTCSLSACPEKKQEEFLTSALFANLFSQGTEGCILGLDAEGEIVTLSRVIDYEIDYQEFRDLLEDFVNTAAQWKEEAAYYANA; via the coding sequence ATGCAAAAACTTGTAAAAGAAATGGAAATTGAGGAATCTTTGGCATCGGATGTTCCAGGTGTTTATCAATTTCCGATCGATGAAGAGACCACGATTCTCATTTCCGAAATCCCCCGAGGATTTGAACTTACCTGCAGCCTTAGTGCTTGCCCAGAAAAGAAACAGGAAGAATTTCTTACCTCAGCCCTATTTGCCAATCTCTTTTCACAAGGAACAGAAGGGTGCATACTCGGACTGGATGCAGAAGGAGAGATCGTTACCCTTTCAAGAGTGATTGATTATGAAATCGACTACCAGGAATTTAGGGATCTCCTTGAAGACTTCGTCAACACCGCCGCTCAATGGAAAGAAGAAGCAGCCTACTACGCGAACGCATGA
- the sctD gene encoding type III secretion system inner membrane ring subunit SctD: protein MGAKLVVKDGESKGLTLPLEGRKEWVIGSDPEACQLLLEDPMTAQKHLICRTTPEGIELENLSEDNPVSVNEQIVNHPLLLKNGDSVKIGQNFFTFYAGEENGEEEKPSIVDEDAPEQDTIYEEESDEDKGILAEIDFDLRESGRWLLKVIGGPNNGAEFSMQTGSSYMIGTDPTSCDVVFHDTSVSRQHAKITVSKNDALSIEDLKSRNGTLVDGNPLEGQQTFEPNTLVTLGTTSFVVYDREGEMQTIISPLLPSIVKVLQEEEETEEKTQAKESERKKLEEELATTKESKAQNALGAFILIGIIAGLFAVVGIGTVSLFQSSPVQIREKIDYSAALAQAMQKFPQVRYSYNENSGRLLLIGHVMTQSDKNQLMYNLQGLEFLKGVDDSGLIIDEYVWRETNQILARGNRFRGISVHSPQAGKFVLSGYLKTRKQAEELSDYITANFPYLDILERRVIVEEDVLTTVETDLNNAGLRNFNVQINNGELTISGGASQEQLAKVDRLVRKFREIPGVRNVKTYINEIAPEQTMVNISDKYTVSGFSNQGGVNLNVVINGRILTRGDVLDGMTITSIRPDAIFLEKGGVKYRIDYNN from the coding sequence ATGGGTGCTAAACTTGTCGTAAAAGATGGTGAATCAAAAGGGTTGACTCTCCCTTTGGAAGGAAGAAAGGAATGGGTGATCGGAAGCGATCCGGAAGCTTGCCAATTACTATTGGAAGACCCAATGACTGCACAAAAACATCTGATATGCCGGACTACCCCCGAAGGAATTGAACTTGAAAATCTCAGTGAAGACAACCCCGTTTCTGTGAACGAACAAATCGTTAACCATCCCCTTCTGCTTAAAAATGGGGATTCTGTCAAAATTGGCCAGAATTTCTTTACATTCTATGCCGGAGAAGAAAACGGCGAAGAGGAAAAGCCATCAATCGTCGATGAAGATGCGCCTGAGCAAGACACTATCTATGAAGAAGAATCCGATGAGGACAAAGGGATCTTGGCTGAAATCGATTTCGACCTGAGAGAGTCGGGAAGATGGCTTCTAAAAGTGATTGGCGGTCCAAACAATGGCGCTGAATTTTCTATGCAAACAGGATCCAGCTACATGATTGGAACAGACCCAACCTCTTGCGATGTCGTTTTTCACGATACAAGCGTCTCTCGCCAACATGCAAAAATTACAGTCAGCAAGAACGACGCATTAAGCATTGAAGATCTCAAAAGTCGAAACGGAACCCTAGTCGATGGCAATCCTTTAGAAGGCCAGCAAACATTCGAACCCAACACGCTTGTGACATTGGGAACAACCTCTTTTGTCGTCTATGATAGGGAGGGAGAAATGCAGACCATCATTTCTCCCCTTCTACCGTCTATTGTGAAAGTGCTGCAAGAAGAAGAGGAAACAGAAGAGAAAACTCAAGCGAAAGAAAGCGAAAGAAAAAAACTCGAAGAAGAGCTTGCCACGACCAAGGAGTCGAAAGCGCAAAACGCTCTAGGAGCTTTTATCTTAATCGGCATCATTGCCGGACTGTTCGCAGTTGTCGGTATTGGAACAGTCAGCCTGTTTCAATCATCTCCTGTACAGATTAGGGAAAAAATCGACTATTCAGCAGCTCTTGCACAAGCAATGCAAAAATTTCCGCAAGTGAGATATTCCTACAATGAAAACAGTGGAAGGCTTCTTTTAATCGGACATGTCATGACGCAGTCGGATAAAAACCAGCTGATGTACAACTTGCAAGGGCTGGAATTTCTGAAAGGAGTTGATGATAGCGGCTTAATTATCGATGAATACGTTTGGAGGGAAACCAATCAGATTCTTGCCCGAGGCAATCGCTTCCGCGGGATCAGCGTCCACTCTCCTCAAGCGGGAAAATTTGTTCTATCAGGCTACCTGAAAACACGTAAACAAGCAGAAGAGCTCTCCGATTACATTACAGCGAACTTCCCCTATCTCGATATCCTTGAAAGGCGGGTAATCGTCGAAGAAGACGTTTTGACAACAGTTGAAACCGACTTAAATAACGCCGGCTTGAGAAATTTTAATGTGCAAATCAATAATGGCGAATTGACCATTTCAGGCGGGGCTTCGCAAGAACAACTTGCCAAAGTTGATCGTCTGGTGCGTAAATTCAGGGAAATTCCGGGTGTGCGCAACGTCAAGACATATATCAACGAGATTGCTCCTGAACAGACAATGGTCAATATCAGCGACAAATACACAGTTTCAGGCTTTTCCAATCAGGGAGGAGTGAATCTCAATGTTGTGATCAATGGACGCATCTTAACAAGAGGAGATGTATTGGACGGCATGACAATTACCAGTATTCGCCCTGACGCGATTTTTTTAGAAAAAGGCGGAGTGAAATACAGGATCGACTATAATAATTGA
- a CDS encoding SycD/LcrH family type III secretion system chaperone — MAKTKKKDQGKLTEEMVENFIDEKLEQFKGKLNQEELEMQRQALKEVFIKGRPPRHAMGISPDFMNVLYAFAYNAYNAGKYEDAHNTFKMLNFLEPLTPKYLHGLAASLHKMKKYNEAVEMYFTLAMVEEESPVPYFHIADCYEKLGNPGGILIGLGGAISRCGEENKYAKIKQRCYAMMSKTKKEMGIADETPVLESEEEQDSGIFERLKEEAGSGLDT; from the coding sequence ATGGCAAAAACCAAGAAAAAGGATCAAGGCAAGTTAACAGAAGAGATGGTCGAAAACTTCATTGATGAAAAACTCGAACAGTTCAAAGGAAAACTGAATCAAGAAGAATTGGAGATGCAGAGACAGGCGCTAAAAGAGGTGTTTATCAAAGGAAGACCTCCTCGTCATGCGATGGGGATCTCTCCTGACTTTATGAACGTCCTCTATGCATTTGCCTATAACGCCTACAACGCAGGAAAATACGAAGACGCACACAATACATTCAAGATGCTCAACTTTCTTGAACCTTTGACTCCTAAATATTTGCATGGTTTAGCCGCCTCTCTCCACAAGATGAAGAAATACAATGAAGCTGTCGAAATGTACTTTACGCTTGCTATGGTCGAAGAAGAATCTCCCGTCCCCTACTTCCATATCGCAGATTGTTATGAGAAACTGGGAAATCCCGGAGGCATTCTTATCGGGCTAGGTGGAGCGATTTCCCGCTGTGGAGAAGAGAACAAATACGCCAAGATTAAGCAAAGATGCTATGCCATGATGAGCAAAACGAAAAAAGAAATGGGGATCGCAGACGAAACACCGGTCTTGGAATCAGAAGAAGAGCAGGACAGCGGAATTTTCGAAAGGCTAAAAGAGGAAGCGGGAAGTGGATTAGACACTTAA
- a CDS encoding serine/threonine-protein kinase has translation MSGEKKLTEQSATANQLPLPKKIGPYRIEGLLSKGGMSDLYLGIHPTSKNPIAVKVLSQKFITNTEVVQRFLNEAEIISMTNHPNIVKMHGHGEWEGGLFIAMEYIEGASLREYLLSTPLSLKRALGIIIDIAYALCHLHTHGVIHRDLKPENILVTESGAIKVIDFGIAQLLTEKVSPEQNLAPRLIGTPIYISPEQKKNPETVSFPSDIYSLGIISYELILGKLSQGHLHLSLMPTGMQGILQKCLLPNPDERYQDIVDFITDVSSYLNSPSLQKERMTGDQLSELQEDLKNIQSLLVNNIPSEWENVNIGLSSHKTMMTPGIYHHFFSIDEFQYAIILGEISCVGAESYMKTAIFKGILLALLSNYKEPGEFCYTLNRLLVEHQIGPILNFTFLILNIKNHTLTYTSCGTGHLWMIQDERLTLLPSNEDPQALGIDQNTVFNSRVRPWKPGEILFVSMIPKLLKKPPQALFQELLKEYSPSPPQQFVDHLIRNLRLSLGEQIKSRPISLLAIEHIQKPNSV, from the coding sequence ATGTCTGGTGAGAAAAAGCTTACTGAACAGTCTGCGACTGCTAATCAACTTCCCTTGCCCAAAAAAATCGGACCCTACCGAATCGAGGGTTTGTTAAGCAAAGGAGGAATGAGCGACCTCTATTTAGGCATTCATCCGACATCAAAAAATCCCATTGCGGTCAAAGTTCTTTCGCAAAAATTCATTACAAATACAGAGGTTGTGCAACGTTTCCTAAACGAAGCGGAAATCATTTCGATGACTAATCATCCGAATATCGTAAAAATGCACGGCCATGGAGAATGGGAGGGGGGCCTTTTCATTGCGATGGAATATATTGAGGGAGCCTCCCTTCGAGAATATCTTCTAAGCACTCCCCTTTCTTTAAAAAGAGCTCTGGGGATCATCATCGACATTGCTTACGCGCTGTGCCATCTGCATACTCACGGCGTGATCCATCGGGATCTTAAACCGGAAAATATTTTGGTCACAGAATCGGGCGCCATCAAGGTCATCGATTTCGGCATTGCCCAGCTATTGACAGAGAAAGTCAGCCCTGAACAAAATCTTGCACCCAGGCTCATAGGGACTCCTATCTATATCAGCCCTGAACAAAAAAAAAATCCGGAAACAGTTTCTTTTCCCTCCGATATCTATTCCTTAGGGATCATCTCTTATGAACTCATTTTAGGAAAACTCAGCCAAGGGCATTTACATCTCTCTTTGATGCCTACAGGCATGCAAGGAATCCTGCAAAAATGCCTGCTTCCCAATCCCGATGAGAGATATCAGGACATTGTCGATTTTATCACCGATGTTTCTTCCTATCTCAACTCCCCCTCTCTTCAAAAAGAACGGATGACTGGCGACCAGCTTAGTGAATTACAGGAAGATCTGAAAAATATTCAGAGTCTGCTAGTCAACAACATCCCTTCCGAATGGGAAAATGTCAATATCGGACTCTCTTCGCATAAAACCATGATGACTCCAGGAATCTACCACCATTTTTTTTCGATTGACGAGTTTCAATATGCCATCATTCTTGGAGAAATTTCCTGCGTCGGAGCGGAAAGTTACATGAAAACAGCGATATTTAAGGGAATCCTCTTAGCTTTACTCTCAAACTACAAAGAGCCAGGAGAATTTTGCTACACACTTAACCGCTTGCTTGTTGAGCATCAGATCGGCCCCATCCTCAACTTCACTTTTCTCATTCTCAATATCAAGAACCATACATTGACCTATACATCATGCGGCACCGGTCACCTCTGGATGATACAGGATGAGAGATTAACTCTCCTTCCCAGCAATGAAGATCCGCAAGCTTTAGGAATCGACCAAAATACTGTTTTTAATTCTCGAGTACGTCCTTGGAAGCCAGGAGAGATCCTATTCGTCTCAATGATTCCAAAGCTGTTGAAGAAACCCCCTCAAGCCTTATTCCAGGAACTCCTCAAGGAATATTCCCCCTCGCCTCCCCAACAGTTCGTCGACCATTTGATCAGAAACTTACGCCTTTCATTAGGCGAACAGATCAAAAGCCGGCCCATTTCCCTTCTCGCGATTGAACATATTCAAAAACCGAATTCAGTATAA
- a CDS encoding DUF5398 domain-containing protein: MFGLEGHKKGKKREFEFELEKELLDPKKHKELKQHVENRIQEIKKILRDGENKKEFERFGLILHGYTSLLKVFSRFDPK; the protein is encoded by the coding sequence ATGTTTGGACTTGAGGGTCACAAAAAGGGAAAGAAAAGAGAATTTGAATTTGAGCTTGAAAAGGAGTTGCTAGACCCCAAGAAGCACAAAGAACTCAAGCAGCATGTCGAAAATCGCATTCAAGAAATAAAAAAAATACTTAGAGATGGTGAGAACAAAAAAGAATTTGAACGATTTGGTCTGATTCTTCACGGATACACCTCTCTTTTAAAAGTTTTTTCCAGATTCGATCCCAAGTAA
- the yidD gene encoding membrane protein insertion efficiency factor YidD → MMAKTVLCCIFLHSALIAEDPWGKGCALVCKPYERSKKPRSFIGENLIRFHKRVISPADGPRSHHKPNSSQYTIDAMRKYGFFQGYLMGCDRLMRENEDPWIYQTVMDEKGETFKWDPVK, encoded by the coding sequence ATGATGGCAAAAACCGTGCTATGCTGCATTTTTCTTCACTCCGCACTCATCGCCGAAGATCCTTGGGGAAAAGGGTGCGCACTCGTTTGCAAGCCCTATGAACGGTCGAAAAAGCCGCGTTCCTTTATAGGGGAAAACCTGATCCGATTCCATAAAAGAGTAATCTCTCCTGCAGACGGCCCTCGCAGCCATCATAAGCCCAACAGCTCTCAATACACCATCGATGCCATGCGCAAATACGGATTCTTTCAAGGGTATCTTATGGGCTGCGACCGTTTAATGAGAGAAAATGAAGATCCTTGGATCTATCAAACAGTGATGGATGAAAAAGGAGAAACTTTTAAATGGGATCCGGTAAAATAA
- the fliI gene encoding flagellar protein export ATPase FliI → MGITEDFDTILRELDEVQLTTVNGRITETVGMLIKAVVPQVKIGEVCLIKREGEPLRAEVVGFTRDEVFLSPLGEMTGIGPSSEVIPTRLPLHVKVGDALLGRVLNGLGEPLDTNTKGPLVLNETAPVIQSPPDPLKRQRVSEPISVGVRVIDGTLTTGLGQRVGIFAAAGGGKSTLLGMIARNADADINVISLVGERGRELRDFIEKDLGPEGLKKSVLVISTSDQSAQLRLNAAYVATAIAEYFRDKGKSVILMMDSVTRFARAIREVGLAAGEPPARAGYTPSVFSTLPKLLERSGRSDVGSITAFYTILVAGDDMNEPVADEVRSILDGHIILSAELAHKYHYPAVDVLASKSRVMQTIVSEEHLSLAGKINEVLANYKKNELLIKIGEYKRGSDKAGDFAIDHIDKVNNFLKQGIEEECSWDETMQLLRSLFK, encoded by the coding sequence ATGGGAATCACTGAGGATTTTGACACCATTCTTAGGGAACTTGACGAAGTCCAGCTGACGACCGTCAATGGGCGCATTACCGAAACTGTGGGAATGCTGATTAAAGCAGTTGTTCCCCAGGTAAAAATCGGCGAAGTGTGCCTAATCAAACGGGAAGGCGAGCCTTTAAGAGCAGAAGTGGTGGGATTTACAAGAGACGAAGTGTTTCTCTCCCCTCTTGGAGAAATGACCGGAATTGGACCTTCTTCCGAGGTTATCCCAACCCGGCTGCCTCTTCATGTCAAAGTTGGCGATGCTCTCTTAGGACGCGTGCTTAATGGCCTTGGGGAACCCTTAGACACCAACACTAAGGGACCTTTGGTTTTAAACGAAACCGCTCCTGTCATTCAAAGCCCTCCCGACCCGTTAAAACGGCAAAGGGTCAGCGAACCCATCTCTGTTGGGGTCCGAGTGATCGATGGCACACTGACTACAGGGCTTGGACAGCGAGTGGGTATTTTTGCTGCCGCCGGAGGAGGTAAATCAACGCTGCTCGGCATGATTGCCCGCAACGCCGATGCCGACATCAATGTCATCAGCCTGGTTGGTGAACGTGGACGCGAGCTGCGCGACTTCATTGAAAAAGACCTTGGACCGGAAGGATTAAAAAAGTCCGTCTTAGTCATCTCGACTTCCGATCAATCAGCCCAGCTCAGGCTGAATGCGGCATACGTGGCAACGGCGATTGCCGAGTATTTCCGAGACAAAGGAAAATCTGTCATTTTAATGATGGACTCTGTCACTCGATTTGCCCGCGCAATCCGTGAAGTGGGACTAGCAGCCGGAGAGCCTCCGGCTCGTGCAGGCTACACGCCGTCTGTATTTTCCACTCTGCCCAAGCTTCTTGAGAGGTCAGGCCGTTCCGATGTTGGTTCGATCACAGCCTTTTATACCATTCTTGTAGCAGGAGATGATATGAATGAGCCTGTCGCTGATGAGGTGCGTTCCATTTTGGACGGTCACATCATCTTATCTGCAGAACTTGCGCACAAGTACCACTATCCGGCAGTCGATGTGCTCGCTTCAAAAAGCCGTGTCATGCAAACGATCGTATCCGAGGAGCACTTATCTCTAGCAGGTAAAATCAACGAAGTGCTGGCCAACTACAAGAAAAATGAACTGCTCATCAAGATCGGAGAATACAAACGCGGCTCAGACAAAGCTGGAGATTTTGCCATCGACCACATTGATAAAGTGAATAACTTTCTGAAGCAGGGAATTGAGGAAGAGTGCAGTTGGGACGAAACAATGCAGCTTCTTAGATCCCTATTTAAATAA
- a CDS encoding SctF chaperone SctG produces MGVEEKIEELKEDFSLLIEAGFVAVKQLDAISSSRIFVAGQMISPGHTAPQIGLGYIALNQLNMKEATHIFETINEKEPENLLAKTFLGICYLLSKPKRKKGEKIIKEAIEKTDDSTIKNLGEISLEWADKDLNKAKAPFFEQPKPEKD; encoded by the coding sequence ATGGGCGTTGAAGAAAAGATCGAAGAGCTGAAAGAAGATTTCTCATTGCTGATCGAGGCAGGTTTTGTCGCCGTAAAGCAATTAGATGCCATCAGCTCAAGCAGAATATTTGTGGCTGGGCAAATGATTAGTCCCGGACATACAGCACCTCAAATTGGATTAGGGTATATTGCCTTAAACCAATTAAATATGAAGGAAGCAACGCATATATTCGAAACGATCAACGAAAAAGAGCCAGAAAATTTACTGGCAAAAACGTTCCTTGGGATCTGTTACCTCCTTTCAAAGCCAAAGCGTAAAAAAGGTGAGAAAATCATCAAAGAGGCCATAGAAAAAACAGACGATTCTACCATTAAAAACCTGGGCGAAATCTCTCTAGAATGGGCGGACAAGGACCTGAATAAGGCCAAAGCCCCCTTCTTTGAGCAGCCCAAACCCGAAAAGGATTGA